The Campylobacter concisus sequence AACTCGCTCATGATAGGCGATAAGCCAAGTGACGTCGAGGCTGGTAAAAGGGCAGGTGTTGGTAGAAATTTCTTGCTCGATGAGATAAATTTTAAAGATGTAAGAGATGTTTTAAATAAGCTAAAAAAGGAAAAATCACTATGAATTTAAATGGAAAAAAGATAGTTATAACTGGCGGTGCTGGCTTTATCGGCTCAGCCTTGGCGCATTATTTTGATGAAAATTACAAAGACGCTCACGTGCTTGTCGTGGATAAATTTAGAAACGACGAGACATTTAGCAATGGTAACTTAAAAAGCTTTGGTCATTTTAAAAATTTACTTGGCTTTAAAGGTGAAATTTACGCTGGCGATATCAATGATAAGAGCACACTTGAGAAGATAAAGAGCTTTGCTCCAGATGTCATCTACCACGAAGCAGCGATCTCTGACACCACTGTAAAAGAGCAAGACGAGCTAATAAAAACAAATGTAAATGCCTTTGTAAATTTGCTTGATATCTGCGAGAGTTTGGGCGCAAAGATGATCTACGCTAGCTCAGGGGCGACTTACGGCAACGCAAAGAGCCCACAAACAGTTGGCGAGTGCGAAGCGCCAAATAACGTCTATGGCTTTAGCAAGCTAAACATGGATAATATCAATAAAATTTACGCAAAGCGCGGCGTGAGCGTGGTTGGACTGAGGTATTTTAACGTCTTTGGTAAGGGCGAGTTTTTCAAAAATAAAACTGCCTCGATGGTGCTTCAGTTTGGACTTCAAATTTTAGCTGGCAAGACCCCAAGGCTCTTTGAGGGCAGCGACCAGATCAAACGCGACTTTGTCTATATAAAAGATATCATTGACGCAAATATAAAAGCACTTGACGCGCCAAGTGGCGTCTATAACGCGGCTACTGGCAAGGCTAGAAGCTTTCAAGATATCGCTGACATCTTGCAGCGCGAGATCGGCGTAAATTTAGGCAACGAATATATCAAAAATCCATTTATCGGCTCATATCAGTTTCACACCGAGGCCGACGTTGCCCCAGCTCGCGAAGCATTTGGCTTTAGCGCGACTTGGAGCTTGGAAGAGGCGATAAAAGACTACTTACCAGAGATAAAGAGAATTTATAAGGAAGAGCTAAATGGCTAAGAGAGTTAAAATTTTAGTTGTCGGCGATCTCATGTTAGATCACTATATCTGGGGTAGCTGCGACCGTATCTCGCCAGAAGCGCCAGTGCAGGTTGTAAAGATAAATAACGAAACCTACACGCTTGGTGGCGCTGGCAACGTGGTGAGAAATTTGCTCTCACTTGGCGCAAACGTGAGCGTGGCTAGCGTTTTGGGAGATGATGAGGCTGGCAAAAAGATAAAAGAGAGGCTTGCTGAGCTAAACGTAAAAGATGAGCTCATACTCACCGAAAAAGGGCGTGAAAGCTCAATAAAAAGCCGTATCATGGCATCGCACCAGCAAGTTGTCAGGATCGATAAAGAGAGCGTTGTCAAGATAAATTTAGAAGATGAGCTCATCTTAAAAGTAAAAGAAAATCTTGCAAATTTTAAAGCCGTCTTGTTAAGCGACTACGGCAAGGGCGTGCTTAGCGAAAAGGTCTGCCAAGAGATCATAAACGAGTGCACAAGACTAAATATCCCAGTGCTTATCGATCCAAAAGGCAGTGACTACTCAAAATACAAAAACGCGACCCTTCTAACGCCAAATAAAAAAGAGGCGAGCGAGGCTACAAATTTAAAGATAAAAGACAAGGCCGAGCTTGAAAAGGCGATAAAACAGCTAAAAGACGAGCTAAATTTGACCTATTCGATCATCACAATCTCAGAAGAGGGTATCGCGCTATATGATGACAAATTGCACATCTTTGCCGCTAAGGCAAAAGAGGTCTTTGATGTCACTGGCGCTGGAGATACGGTGCTTGCCACACTTGGCTACATGCTAGCAACTGGGGCTGACATAAAAGAGGCGATAAAGATAGCAAACCTCGCAGCAGCCGTCGTAGTGGCAAAGATAGGTAGTGCAACGGCTAGCTTTAGCGAGATCGAGCAGCTGCTAAATAGCTCGTTTGGGGCAAATTTCGAGCATAAGCTTAAAACTGTTGAAGAGTTAGAAGAAATTTTAAGTCAAAAGGATAAGAAAAAGGTTGTTTTCACAAATGGCTGCTTTGATATCTTGCACGCTGGGCACGTAAAATACCTAGCGCGCGCAAGGGAGCTTGGCGATCTTTTGGTTGTCGGGCTAAACTCAGACGCTTCAGTTAAGAGGCTAAAAGGCGAGGCTAGACCTATAAACTCGCAAGATGATAGAGCCTGCGTGCTAAGTGGGCTTGGGTTTGTCGATTATGTCGTGATATTTGATGAGGATACGCCATTAAATTTAATAACAAAGATAAAGCCTGACGTGCTTGTAAAAGGGGCTGACTACAAGGGCAAAGAGGTCGTTGGCAGCGAGATCGTAAAAGAGGTCAGGCTGATTGACTTTGTCGAGGGCAAAAGCACAACAGGGATAATAAAAAGGATAAAAGATGCTAAAAACGATGATAAAAAATGAGCTTGAGGCTCACCAAAAGACCTTTAGCGAGCATGTAAATTTGCTAGGTAACTTGGAGCGTGCTTGCCAGATGGTGGCTGATACACTAAAAAATGGCAAAAAGGTGCTGATATGTGGCAACGGTGGCTCTGCAGCGGACGCTCAGCACTTTGCAGCCGAGCTAACTGGCAGATATAAAAGCGAGCGCCAGCCACTACCTGGCATCGCGCTAACCACTGATACTTCGGCACTTACGGCCATTGGCAACGACTACGGCTTTGACTATGTCTTTTCACGTCAGTTTGAGGCTTTAGCGCAGTCTGGCGACTTACTCGTGGCGATCTCAACAAGTGGCAACAGCAAAAATGTACTTGAAGCTATAAAAAGTGCCAAGAAAATGGGCACATCGGTACTTGGGCTTAGCGGCAAAGGCGGTGGTGCTATGAATGAGGGCTGCGATCTAAATTTAGTCGTTAGCTCAAGCGATACCGCAAGGATACAAGAGTCGCACATATTTTTTATTCACACGATCTGCCAGGCCGTAGATGAGGCTTTTAGGAGCTAAGATGCAAGAAGCGATGGATAAATTTTTAAGTGATCCAAGCCAGCAAAATGAGATAAATTTGATATCGGTTTTAAAAAAGGCTACTTTTTTTGCTCCGGTGCTTTTAAACCAAGCGCTTGCAAAGCCTGATGGTGGCGTAGTTTATGAGGAGGAGGGCTCAAATATCAAATTTATCCTTCTTGAAGATGAGGGCGAGAAGCTTAGTTATTTTCCAGCATTTACTAGCAAAGAGGCGATGAAGCTTTGGCGAAACGATAGCGAGCAAGAAAGCATTGAAATAGGGCTAAAAGAGTATCTTGCGATGCTAAAAGAAAGCAGCTACGCTGGAGTCGTGGTTGATGCTTTTAGCTATGATTTTATTCTTAAAAAAGAGCAGATAGCAAGAATTTTAGACTAAAATTTTCATCGCACTATTGCCAAAGTCGCTGATTTGCTATTTAGCAAGTTTTTATTAATTTTAAGCTAAAATCAGCCAAGCTAAATTTAAGGAAAAAAATGAAAGACAATCTACTTGAATTAACTCAAGATATCGCTTCAGTTGATATCGAAGAGTCTATAAAAACTAGCTATCTTGACTACTCCATGAGTGTCATCGTCGGACGTGCTTTGCCTGATGCTAGAGACGGATTAAAGCCAGTTCACAGAAGAATTTTATACGCTATGGACAATCTTGGCGTTGGCAGCAGAAGTGCCTATATGAAGTCGGCTCGTATCGTCGGTGAAGTCATCGGTAAGTATCACCCGCACGGCGACACAGCGGTTTATGACGCACTTGTTCGTATGGCTCAGAAATTTTCTATGCGTTATCCAGTCGTTGACGGACAAGGAAACTTTGGTTCAATAGACGGCGACAGCGCTGCTGCTATGCGTTATACGGAAGCTAGAATGACAATGCTTACCGAAGAGCTTTTAAAAGATATCGACAAAGACACGGTTGATTTTGTGCCAAACTACGATGATAGAGAGGTTGAGCCAGACGTACTTCCAAGCCGTGTGCCAAATTTATTATTAAACGGATCAAGCGGTATCGCTGTTGGTATGGCGACAAATATCCCGCCACACAGTCTTGATGAGCTAATAGACGGTCTTTTGCTACTTCTTGAAAACAAAGATGCGACACTTGAAGAGGTAATGGAATTTATAAAAGGTCCAGACTTTCCAACTGGTGGTATCATCTTTGGTAAAAAAGGCATCATAGAGGCCTACCGCACAGGTCGTGGCAGGGTCAAACTAAGAGCCAAAACTCACATAGAAAAAAAGCCAAACAAAGACGTCATCGTCATCGACGAGCTACCATATCAAACAAATAAAGCAAGGCTTATCGAGCAGATCGCTGAGCTTGTAAAAGATAAGCAGATAGATGGCATCAGTGAGGTTAGAGATGAGTCTGACAAGGACGGCATCCGCGTCGTCATCGAGCTAAAACGTGACGCGATGAGCGATATCGTGCTAAACAATCTCTTTAAATCAACCACGATGGAGAGCACTTTTGGCGTTATTATGCTTGCTATCAATAACAAAGAGCCAAAGGTATTTAACCTTATCGAGCTACTTAAGCTATTTTTAAATCACAGAAAAACCGTTATCATTAGAAGGACGATATTTGAGCTTGAAAAAGCGCGCGCAAGAGCCCACATCTTAGAGGGTCTAAAGATCGCACTTGATAACATCGACGAGGTGATAGAGCTTATTAGAAATAGTGCTGATACGGCGGTTGCTAGAGAAGGCTTGATGAGTAAATTTAACCTCTCAGAGCTTCAAGCAAACGCTATCCTTGATATGCGTCTAAGCAAGCTTACAGGTCTAGAGAGAGAAAAACTAGAGGTCGAGCTAGCTGAGCTTATGGCCGAGATCGCAAGGCTTGATGAAATTTTAAAGAGCGAGACATTGCTTGAAAATTTGATCAAAGAAGAGCTTCTTGAGATCAAAAATAAATTTAAAGTACCAAGAGTTACTGAGATCGTTGATGACTACGATGACATCGATATCGAAGATCTCATACCAAATGAAAATATGGTCGTAACCATAACTCACCGCGGCTACATCAAGCGTGTGCCAAGCAAGCAGTATGAGAAGCAAAAACGCGGTGGCAAGGGCAAAGTAGCGGTCACGACATACGATGATGACTTTATAGAGAGCTTCTTTACTTCAAATACCCACGATACGCTTATGTTTGTGACTGACCGCGGACAGCTCTACTGGCTAAAAGTCTATAAGATCCCAGAGGGAAGTCGCACGGCAAAGGGCAAAGCGGTTGTAAATTTGATCCAGTTGCAGCCTGATGAGAAGATCAAAGCGATCATCCCAACGACTGACTTTGACGAGAGTAAATCGCTAGCATTCTTTACTAAAAACGGCATCGTAAAACGCACAAATTTAAGTGAGTTTAAAAACATCCGCTCAGTTGGCGTAAGGGCTATAAGCCTTGATGAAAACGACGAGCTAGTAACTGCGCTCATCGCTCAAACATACGATGATATGCCAGTGACTGACCCAGAAAATGAGCTAAGCGTTGAGACCGAGGTGCTTGAAGTTGAAGAGCTTCAAAACGAGATCGACGAAGATAATGTAAATGCCGAAGAGGACGCAAACTCAGGCGATGAGACAATGCTATTTGTCGTTACTAAAAAAGGCATGTGTCTTAAATTTAAGATCAGCAAGGTTCGCCAAATGGGAAGAACTGCACGCGGCGTAACTGGCATTAAATTTAAAGAGCCAGGCGATGAGGTCGTAGGTGCAGCAGTAATTGAAAGCAATGATCAAGAAATTTTAAGCATATCTCAAAAAGGTATCGGCAAGCGCACAACCGCTGATGAGTACCGCTTGACAAACCGCGGCGGCAAAGGCGTCATCTGCATGAAGCTAACAAGTAGAACAGGCGATCTCGTGGGCGTTGTGATGGTTGATGAAGAGCAAGATCTTATGGCTCTAACATCAAGTGGTAAGATGATAAGAGTCGATATGCAAAGCATCCGCAAAGCAGGACGTAACACAAGTGGTGTGATCGTCGTAAATGTCGATGGCGATGATGTTGTAAGTATCGCAAGATGCCCTAAGGCAGATGATGGCGAGGATGAGGAAGAAGCACCAAGCGAAGATATGGGGCTTTTGGAATAAATTTTGCTATTAAATTTTAAATAAAAGCATAAAAAAGGTTGTTTATGAAGGTTAAAAATTTATCTTTTGCTTTGATGGTCGCTATTTTTAGCGGTTGCTCATTTAACGGCTTTATGGGCGAGCCAACTAGCACATCAAACCGCAACGTAGTCATCCAAAAGGTCGATAAAGACGATCTTAGAGAGGTGATGAGAAAAGAGAAGATGATATATGATAGCGCTCCAAAAGAGACCACTTTTAGAGCCACAGGCGAGGGCATAGCTCCGCTAAATTCGCTCTCTTATGCTCAGTCAGTCACTCTTGCAAAAAGAGCAGCTATGGCTGATGCTTATTCGCAGCTTGCTGGTAAGCTTTATGGCGTAAAGATCAATGCTGAAGACACCGTAAGAGACGCGATGCTAAACGACTCATCTATCACTTCAAAGGTTCAAGGCCTTGTTAAAAACGCAAGGATCGTGAATGAAAATTTCAAAGACGGGCTTTATAAGGTAAATATGGAGCTTAAGATAGACGAAGATAAGTGGCGAGAAGTCTTTTCTTACTAACAATACTTTTAAATTTCGCCTTTTGCCTGGAGGAGTTTATCTTCTGGGCGAAGGTCGATACAAAAAACCAAATAGTTGCCTTTGAGGAAATTTCATTTTCAAAGGCGATGACTTTAACATCAAATCCAAAACCAAAATTTCTTTGCCAGATAGATGCTTTTAAAGATGAAAACACCACAACTCTTGGCTTTTTAAATTTACACAAAGATGAAATTTTTGACTGCTTTGCCTTAAAAAAAGTGATGATAAAAAATGAGCTTAATGTCAAAAATGCACAGGTCACAAACGCTTCAAATTTGAAAATTTTGCCAGTTAGATTTATGGTGGAATTTAAGCCAAAATCCGCTATCATCGGCACACTTCAATAAAAAGAGATCAAATGAATATCGTCATAGTAGAAGATGACATCAATATGCGAAAGTCGCTTGAGATCGCACTTGGCGAGTATGAAGAGCTAAACATCAAGAGCTATAAAAGCGCAGTTGAGGCTCTAAAAAAGCTAAGTGACGACACTGATCTAATAATCACCGACATAAACATGCCAAAGATGGACGGACTTGAGTTTATTAAAGAGCTAAACGGCAAATTTGATGTCATCATAATGACTGGAAACGCCACACTTAACAAGGCGATAGAAAGCGTTAGGCTCGGCGTAAAAGACTTTTTAACCAAGCCGTTTGACGTCTCGACGCTATATGAAGCGATAAAAAGGGTCGAGCTTCTTAAGCAAAAAACTCCAAAAACTATAAAAAAAATAGAAACAAAAAGCAAAAATAACAGCTTTTTAGCCACTTCAAAGGCGCTAGAAGCCACGCTAAATATCGCGCTAAAAGCCGCAAGGACTGACGCTTCAATAATGCTTAGTGGCGAAAGTGGCGTTGGCAAGGAGGTCTTTGCTAAATTTATCCACGCAAACTCACCTAGAAAAGATGCAGCATTTGTCGCTTTAAATATGGCAGCGATCCCTGAAAATTTGATAGAAAGTGAGCTTTTTGGCTTTGAAAAGGGCGCCTTTACTGACGCTGCAACTACCAAAAAAGGGCAGTTTGAGCTGGCAAATGGCGGAACGCTATTTTTAGATGAGATCGGCGAGATGCCTATAAATTTACAGCCAAAATTGCTTCGTGCCTTACAGGAGCGCGAGATAACAAGGCTTGGCGCTACAAAGAGCGAAAAGATAGATGTTCGCATCATCTGCGCTACAAACGCAAATTTAGAGCTTGCGATGAGGGAGGGCAGGTTTAGAGAGGATCTTTTCTACCGTCTAAACACGATCCCGCTTTTTATACCGCCACTTCGCGAGCGAAAGGATGAAATTTTACCTATCGCGCAGGATACTTTAGAGAAGTGTTGTAAAGAGTATGGCTTTAAGGCTAAAAATTTCTCAAAAACAGCAAAAGAAGAGCTTTTGAGCTACGACTATCCAGGCAACATAAGAGAGCTCATCTCAGTCGTGCAGCGTGCAGCGATACTAAGTGAGGACGATGAAATTTTGCCAAATGATCTATTTTTACAAGCCAGAAGCAAAAAATAGCCATAAATTTAAGTAAAATTACGAAAATTAAAAAAGATAAGGAGAGCAGATGAGAAAATTTAACGTAGCAGTCGTTGGTGCTACTGGAGCGGTCGGCGAAGAGCTTTTTAGGGTGATGGAAGAGGTTGATTTCCCAGTTGGAGAGCTTTTGCCGCTTGCTAGCGCAAAAAGTGCTGGTAGCGAGATCGAATTTAATGGCAAATATTACAAAGTAAAAGAGCTAACCGAAAAGGTTTTTAGCGAGCACGAGATAGATATAGCTTTTTTTAGTGCGGGCGGTTCAGTTTCAGAAAAATTTGCCAAATTTGCAGCTGATAGTGGCGCAGTAGTTATCGATAACACCAGCCATTTTAGAATGGATAAAGATATCCCGCTAGTTGTGCCAGAGTGTAATCCAAGTGATATAGCTATGTGGAAAAATCGCGGTATCATCGCAAATCCAAACTGCTCAACCATCCAAATGGTGCAAATTTTAAAACCACTAAACGACGCTTTTAGTATCAACAGAGTTGATGTCTCTACTTACCAAGCAGCAAGCGGTGCTGGCAAAGAGGGTATGGAAGAGCTTGTCGTTCAGATGCAAAAATTCTTTGAGTTTAAGCTTGATGAGTGCGAGCCAAAGGTGTTTGCGCACCGCCTAGCACTAAATGTGATCCCACACATCGACGTCTTTTTGGATAACGACTACACAAAAGAAGAGATGAAAATGGTCAATGAAACGCAAAAAATTCTTCACAAAGATATCGAAGTGAGCGCTACCTGTGTGCGTGTGCCAGTGCTTAGGAGCCACTCTGAGGCGATCACTATCCACTTTGATAAAGATGTGAGCGCAGATGCAGCAAGAGAAATTTTAAGCAAAGCCCCAAGCGTCGTTGTAGTCGATAATCCAGCAAATAAAGAGTATCCGATGCCTATCATTTCAAGCGATACAAATGAGACTTATGTCGGTAGGATCAGAGTTGATAATTACAGACCTAATGTTCTTCATCTTTGGTGTAGTGCTGATCAGATCCGCGTAGGGGCTGCGACAAATGCCGTCAGGATCGCACAAAAGTGGATCGCGATGCAAGAGTAAATAAAAAGGATTTTTATTGCGTAAGATATTTGAAAAAATTTTACTTGCAAGCAACAGCTTTACACTTTTTCCAGTAGTTTTTGGACTTTTAGGCGCGATCGTGCTTTTTATCATCGCAAGTTACGACGTCGGCAAAGTACTTCTAGAGGTTTATAAATATTTCTTTGCTGCAGATTTTCACGTTGAAAATTTCCACTCAGAAGTTGTCGGTGAGATAGTTGGAGCGATCGATCTATACTTAATGGCACTTGTTCTTTATATATTTAGCTTCGGAATTTATGAGCTTTTCATCTCAGAGATCACACAGCTAAAGCAGTCAAAGCAGAGTAAGGTGCTTGAAGTGCATTCGCTTGATGAGCTAAAAGACAAGCTTGGCAAAGTGATCGTCATGGTCTTAATCGTAAATTTCTTCCAAAGGGTGCTTCACGCAAACTTTACAACACCGCTTGAGATGGCTTATCTTGCGGCTTCTATCCTAGCGCTTTGTCTTGGACTTTATTTCCTTCACAAGGGAGATCACTAAAATTTTAAGCGTTTTTACGCTTAAAATTTCTCCTACATCTTTTCTTTAGCTATTTTTAGGTAATATCCCTTTAAAAATTTAAAGGAAATTTAATGATTTTTATAGACGCTTGTCTTAAAAAACCTACCCCTTATACGCCTGTTTGGATGATGCGCCAAGCTGGCAGATATTTGCCAGAGTATATGCGAGTACGCGCGCAAGCAGGGGATTTTTTATCTCTTTGCAAAGACTACAAAAAGGCTAGCGAAGTTACGCTTCAACCAGTTGAAATTCTTGGCGTTGATGCGGCGATTTTGTTTAGCGATATCCTTGTCGTACCTCTTGAAATGGGCATGGATCTACGTTTTGAAAAGGGCGAAGGGCCAGTTTTTAGTGAGCCTTTGCGTGATGAGGCCACACTTGATGCGCTTAGTATCGAAAGATCGGTTAAAGGCTTAGCATACGTCTATGACACGATAAAGCTTACAAGAGAAAATTTGGCTAAAGATAAGGCGCTCATTGGTTTTTGTGGCGCGCCGTGGACGATAGTTACATATATGATAGAGGGTGGCGGCAGCAAAAACTATGCGGTCTGCAAAAAAATGCTCTATCAAAATCCAGAATTTTTACATCAAATTTTAGAAAAAGTGACGCAAGCTCTCATCTTTTACGTGAAAGAGCAGATAAAAGCTGGCGTAAATGCCGTGCAAATTTTTGACAGCTGGGCGGCTGCGCTTGAGGAGCAGGCTTATTTTGAGTTTGGATTTAACTACATAAACAAAATAGTTGATAGCGTCAAGGCTGAATTTCCAGAGATCCCGATCATCGTTTTTCCAAAAGGTATAAGCGGCTATCTGGATAAAATTTCAGGTAAATTTGACGTTTTTGGCGTTGATTGGAGCACGCCAATTGAGCTAGCAAAAGAAAAACTTAGCCCAAGATACGTCCTTCAAGGCAACATGGAGCCAACAAGGCTTTATAGCAAAAAGGCGATAGATGAAGGTGTGGATAAAATTTTAAGCACTATGAAAGGTGTGCCACATATTTTCAATCTTGGTCATGGAATTTTGCCTGATGTGCCAGTTGAGAATGCAAAATATTTTATAAAACAGGTACAGACAAAAAGTGCAAGGTAGCAAGCCTTGCATCGTCTTTGGACCGATAAATTCTCGCCGTTTTGGCATGAGCCTTGGCATCGATCTAAGCCCTAAACAAAAATCATGTAATTTTGACTGTGTTTATTGCGAGCTAAGTGGCGCAAAGACTGTTGAAACAATAGAAAATCCGCCAAGCGTTGATGAGATCATAAGCGATTTAAAAGAAGCATTAAAAACTCATCAAAATATCGACGTCATCACGCTTACAGCAAATGGCGAACCAACTCTTTACCCGTACTTAAAAGAGCTGATAGCAAAAGTAAATGAGCTAAAAGGTAGCGCAAAAACACTTATTTTGAGTAATGGCTCAGGCGTGTGTGATCCAAAAATTTGTGAAGCGCTACATGGGCTTGATATAGTTAAATTTAGCCTGGATAGCGCAGTGCAAAG is a genomic window containing:
- the rfaD gene encoding ADP-glyceromanno-heptose 6-epimerase, whose translation is MNLNGKKIVITGGAGFIGSALAHYFDENYKDAHVLVVDKFRNDETFSNGNLKSFGHFKNLLGFKGEIYAGDINDKSTLEKIKSFAPDVIYHEAAISDTTVKEQDELIKTNVNAFVNLLDICESLGAKMIYASSGATYGNAKSPQTVGECEAPNNVYGFSKLNMDNINKIYAKRGVSVVGLRYFNVFGKGEFFKNKTASMVLQFGLQILAGKTPRLFEGSDQIKRDFVYIKDIIDANIKALDAPSGVYNAATGKARSFQDIADILQREIGVNLGNEYIKNPFIGSYQFHTEADVAPAREAFGFSATWSLEEAIKDYLPEIKRIYKEELNG
- the rfaE1 gene encoding D-glycero-beta-D-manno-heptose-7-phosphate kinase, whose product is MAKRVKILVVGDLMLDHYIWGSCDRISPEAPVQVVKINNETYTLGGAGNVVRNLLSLGANVSVASVLGDDEAGKKIKERLAELNVKDELILTEKGRESSIKSRIMASHQQVVRIDKESVVKINLEDELILKVKENLANFKAVLLSDYGKGVLSEKVCQEIINECTRLNIPVLIDPKGSDYSKYKNATLLTPNKKEASEATNLKIKDKAELEKAIKQLKDELNLTYSIITISEEGIALYDDKLHIFAAKAKEVFDVTGAGDTVLATLGYMLATGADIKEAIKIANLAAAVVVAKIGSATASFSEIEQLLNSSFGANFEHKLKTVEELEEILSQKDKKKVVFTNGCFDILHAGHVKYLARARELGDLLVVGLNSDASVKRLKGEARPINSQDDRACVLSGLGFVDYVVIFDEDTPLNLITKIKPDVLVKGADYKGKEVVGSEIVKEVRLIDFVEGKSTTGIIKRIKDAKNDDKK
- the gmhA gene encoding D-sedoheptulose 7-phosphate isomerase, with amino-acid sequence MLKTMIKNELEAHQKTFSEHVNLLGNLERACQMVADTLKNGKKVLICGNGGSAADAQHFAAELTGRYKSERQPLPGIALTTDTSALTAIGNDYGFDYVFSRQFEALAQSGDLLVAISTSGNSKNVLEAIKSAKKMGTSVLGLSGKGGGAMNEGCDLNLVVSSSDTARIQESHIFFIHTICQAVDEAFRS
- a CDS encoding SseB family protein, coding for MQEAMDKFLSDPSQQNEINLISVLKKATFFAPVLLNQALAKPDGGVVYEEEGSNIKFILLEDEGEKLSYFPAFTSKEAMKLWRNDSEQESIEIGLKEYLAMLKESSYAGVVVDAFSYDFILKKEQIARILD
- the gyrA gene encoding DNA gyrase subunit A; its protein translation is MKDNLLELTQDIASVDIEESIKTSYLDYSMSVIVGRALPDARDGLKPVHRRILYAMDNLGVGSRSAYMKSARIVGEVIGKYHPHGDTAVYDALVRMAQKFSMRYPVVDGQGNFGSIDGDSAAAMRYTEARMTMLTEELLKDIDKDTVDFVPNYDDREVEPDVLPSRVPNLLLNGSSGIAVGMATNIPPHSLDELIDGLLLLLENKDATLEEVMEFIKGPDFPTGGIIFGKKGIIEAYRTGRGRVKLRAKTHIEKKPNKDVIVIDELPYQTNKARLIEQIAELVKDKQIDGISEVRDESDKDGIRVVIELKRDAMSDIVLNNLFKSTTMESTFGVIMLAINNKEPKVFNLIELLKLFLNHRKTVIIRRTIFELEKARARAHILEGLKIALDNIDEVIELIRNSADTAVAREGLMSKFNLSELQANAILDMRLSKLTGLEREKLEVELAELMAEIARLDEILKSETLLENLIKEELLEIKNKFKVPRVTEIVDDYDDIDIEDLIPNENMVVTITHRGYIKRVPSKQYEKQKRGGKGKVAVTTYDDDFIESFFTSNTHDTLMFVTDRGQLYWLKVYKIPEGSRTAKGKAVVNLIQLQPDEKIKAIIPTTDFDESKSLAFFTKNGIVKRTNLSEFKNIRSVGVRAISLDENDELVTALIAQTYDDMPVTDPENELSVETEVLEVEELQNEIDEDNVNAEEDANSGDETMLFVVTKKGMCLKFKISKVRQMGRTARGVTGIKFKEPGDEVVGAAVIESNDQEILSISQKGIGKRTTADEYRLTNRGGKGVICMKLTSRTGDLVGVVMVDEEQDLMALTSSGKMIRVDMQSIRKAGRNTSGVIVVNVDGDDVVSIARCPKADDGEDEEEAPSEDMGLLE
- a CDS encoding LPP20 family lipoprotein, whose amino-acid sequence is MKVKNLSFALMVAIFSGCSFNGFMGEPTSTSNRNVVIQKVDKDDLREVMRKEKMIYDSAPKETTFRATGEGIAPLNSLSYAQSVTLAKRAAMADAYSQLAGKLYGVKINAEDTVRDAMLNDSSITSKVQGLVKNARIVNENFKDGLYKVNMELKIDEDKWREVFSY
- a CDS encoding sigma-54-dependent transcriptional regulator gives rise to the protein MNIVIVEDDINMRKSLEIALGEYEELNIKSYKSAVEALKKLSDDTDLIITDINMPKMDGLEFIKELNGKFDVIIMTGNATLNKAIESVRLGVKDFLTKPFDVSTLYEAIKRVELLKQKTPKTIKKIETKSKNNSFLATSKALEATLNIALKAARTDASIMLSGESGVGKEVFAKFIHANSPRKDAAFVALNMAAIPENLIESELFGFEKGAFTDAATTKKGQFELANGGTLFLDEIGEMPINLQPKLLRALQEREITRLGATKSEKIDVRIICATNANLELAMREGRFREDLFYRLNTIPLFIPPLRERKDEILPIAQDTLEKCCKEYGFKAKNFSKTAKEELLSYDYPGNIRELISVVQRAAILSEDDEILPNDLFLQARSKK
- a CDS encoding aspartate-semialdehyde dehydrogenase, producing MRKFNVAVVGATGAVGEELFRVMEEVDFPVGELLPLASAKSAGSEIEFNGKYYKVKELTEKVFSEHEIDIAFFSAGGSVSEKFAKFAADSGAVVIDNTSHFRMDKDIPLVVPECNPSDIAMWKNRGIIANPNCSTIQMVQILKPLNDAFSINRVDVSTYQAASGAGKEGMEELVVQMQKFFEFKLDECEPKVFAHRLALNVIPHIDVFLDNDYTKEEMKMVNETQKILHKDIEVSATCVRVPVLRSHSEAITIHFDKDVSADAAREILSKAPSVVVVDNPANKEYPMPIISSDTNETYVGRIRVDNYRPNVLHLWCSADQIRVGAATNAVRIAQKWIAMQE
- a CDS encoding YqhA family protein, with translation MRKIFEKILLASNSFTLFPVVFGLLGAIVLFIIASYDVGKVLLEVYKYFFAADFHVENFHSEVVGEIVGAIDLYLMALVLYIFSFGIYELFISEITQLKQSKQSKVLEVHSLDELKDKLGKVIVMVLIVNFFQRVLHANFTTPLEMAYLAASILALCLGLYFLHKGDH
- the hemE gene encoding uroporphyrinogen decarboxylase yields the protein MIFIDACLKKPTPYTPVWMMRQAGRYLPEYMRVRAQAGDFLSLCKDYKKASEVTLQPVEILGVDAAILFSDILVVPLEMGMDLRFEKGEGPVFSEPLRDEATLDALSIERSVKGLAYVYDTIKLTRENLAKDKALIGFCGAPWTIVTYMIEGGGSKNYAVCKKMLYQNPEFLHQILEKVTQALIFYVKEQIKAGVNAVQIFDSWAAALEEQAYFEFGFNYINKIVDSVKAEFPEIPIIVFPKGISGYLDKISGKFDVFGVDWSTPIELAKEKLSPRYVLQGNMEPTRLYSKKAIDEGVDKILSTMKGVPHIFNLGHGILPDVPVENAKYFIKQVQTKSAR